The DNA sequence CTTTCTTGGAATACAGAAAAGTCGCTTGTCATCGTCTGACTGATCTAGTGACAGTCCATCTTCTTCTGAGGTGGTGAATTCAGACTCTCGGAATCAGCCCGTTGATCTAAATCTCATTCCCAAATGATGATTTTTTGGAGGAAGCCTTAGACTCCTACTTGAGTGAAAATCTCAGACACTTTTTTCGACCTCGCTCTTCAACTGACTTGAGAGTGCAGCTTTCTCATATGCTTCGCACATGTTGAGGCAACCACCTGTTTCCAGTGCCACACTTCAGTGGTGATCACCCCTTCACATGATGTTGGAGTGCCATTTACCCCTTATACTCCACTGCGCCGATTACACTCAGTGGAGCACTTTCTAACTGTGCATAGCTCACTTCGAGTGCAGCTCTTGCAGCCAGTACATCTCTTACGCCAAGTGCGGCACTTTTGTTTGGAGCACCAGTTACCTCTCTGTGCCACTCACTTCACAGTTCACACTTCACAGTTCACCACTTACAAGTTCACTCACTTCACAATTCACACCTTCCAAGTTCACTCACTTCACAGTTTACGGCTTCCGAGTACAGTGCTTAGATCCACAGACACAGTTTCAGCGTTTCCTAATCGGATACCTGGTGCGACATTAGATCAATGGATACACCTTTTACTGAGACTGGGCTTACAGTGTATCCTGATATGGCGAGCAGGGTAGGCTCTCACAGTTATGACAGTACAACCTTTCGTCCCACTCTGGTTGTTTATGCGCCGATCGTTACCTTATCTGCGACTATTCCCTACTTGTCATCTGGTCCTGGAGTTCTGGTAGCTTCCTTTGTGACACTTCCTACATCTCCTGTTACAGTTTCTGGGGTATCCGCTTCACCTTTGATGAGTTCCACTGTCCACTGTAGCTTCTCTACAGTGGCAGCCCTGATGAGGCCTGTTTTACCAGTCTCCTGGAGTCCAGCGGCTGAAGCTTCATCATCCCTTGCTCTATATTTCCATGCATTTTTTGTGCTTGCAGTCGCTTCAGTCCTACATCAACCTACCTCAGCTTCTATCTCGGTTCCTGCATCTGCTCCAGCTACTTCGCCTGCTGATTTACTCTCCAGCTTTCACATGCAGTCGGGAGAGTTTGCGTCCATTACCTTCCCTGCTGCAGTGGGTGCATGGCTTCTCATCACTGATCGTCTCTCATTCGGTAGATAACATTGCTTTGTTGGGCTCCAAACAGTGGGCATATTCACCATTTTTAGTGGAAGACCAGGAGCTTTTACATTTGGACGGCGCTATCAGGAAGGGTATGGCCCCTATCAACATGATCTTGACAGCATCTGGGTCCAAGCGAACTGGACTTCtattttctgatatttctgCTCCCAAAGAAAAACTCAAGCTGAGACTCATCTTCAACATGAAGGTTTTCAGCAAGTTTTTTCTTCCACCACCTCCATATTTCCGGATGGTCTCTGTGCCCATCTGAGAATGATTATAAAGCCAGGGTATTACATGATCAGTCTCAATCTGCAAGATGCATATTTCCGATTTTTCCTGCGCATCGCAGGTTcctttggtttgtttttgaggGCACCCACTATCAGTGGCCTGTTGTCCCATTTGGAATTTCTTTGGCACTGTGGCTGCTTACACGAGTCACAAAGACGATTGTCAGCTTCCTACATCGCAAGGGGATTGTTTTCGAAGCATACATTGACAATCGCATCCATTCCCAGACCGATCATGCACTCCTCCTACATCACATGGACTTCACAATGCAGCTACTTCATCAGCTCAGCTGGCTCATCAGCCAGCAGAATCTTCAGTTCatattccttgcccctttgtCAGGTGGATCCATCTGACGAAGGGGCACGGAATGGCCCAGAAAACAATAAAggagaagctgacatccataacattttgttgtaTATAACATTCTAGAGCTCACAGTGGTAATTCTGTCCATCATTGGCAAGATCTTCTTCGTGCGTCATCTCTTATGATCCGATCGGACAATGCAGCAGTCGTGTTGCACATCAACTGGATGGGGTCGACGGGCTCTCCTTAACTTCCGTGGTCTACACAATGGTTTTTCGACCTTGTGGATTCACTCGGAATTACAATATGTGCCAATTACATTCCAGAGGTGAAGAATGTCATCGCAGACTCACTGTCCCGGTCGAGTCGTCCATCCTCAACGTGAGTGTACACTTCATCCAGAGGTGTTGAGGATGTTATGTCTTCCATTAACAACTCTGACAGTGGGTATGTTCGCCACCAGATTCAATCATCAGTCGCCTCAATTTGTGTCTCCACCCCATTGGCCAGGGGACAGGATGATCTCAATGCTTAAGCCCCTCCACCAGTGGCTCTTCTTCCACGCATACTTCTCAAGCTGCACATGACCAAGAGGATGACACTGATTTTGGTCACGCCCTTTTGGCCATCCTAAGGTTAGTTCATCAACCTGCAAAACCTAGCCGAACCTCATCCCATGCCACCTTCCGATTGATGAGACCTACTAGTTCATCCTCACTCCAATCAGCTCCACGGTTCTCTGCTCACGCTTTATCTTCACGTCTGGTGCATCTTCATCGATCATTAGTAGCCAAAGGGTATTCCAAACAGGTTGCTACTGCTATTACTACAGCACATCGCTTGGTCATTATACAGTGATACGTGGGAGTGATTTCAAACTTATTGCAGAACCAAGGGCATTATATTTCCCGCAACAGCTTCACCCCAGATGGTAGCAGAATACGTGCAGCATCTGAGAATATCCAAGAAGCTTAAAGGTTCTACTTTGTCGATCTACTTGGCTGCTCTCAGTGCCATTATTGCGGCGGCTACAGGCGTGAAGATCTCCACAGTTCCTGAACTCCAGTCTCTCCTGAGATCCTGTAAGTTCACTGACCAGTCCTGGAAGTTCCGACACTTGCATCTCATTACCTTCGGGACCTCTCCGTAACAGATGTGGAGTGCCTTCATCAACTTGGCCTTAAGGTCCCGGCTCAGCAGTTGTCATCAACCCGCGTTTGCATGTAAAGCAATCCTTCTTCGTGTCGGCTTGTTCTGGTGTTATCCATATCTTAGTACTTTTTTCAAAGTCTTGTGTTACATGTAGAGATGATTGACATTCCGCTCACTGACCTCTACTCACCAAGTCAGTTATCATGCCACAGTACCAAGTTCTACAAAGATTTCTCAGTTTTTATTGCCTTGGTCTACTAAGAACTTTAAACCAGGGAGTGAATCTGTGAAGGACAGGATTCTGCTTAAATCATTGAATATCTTTAAAGCTGCATCTGCTTGTGTAATCCTCTGCATGTGTCCTAGTGGACATTGATGTCCCTGCCATGTTCATTGCAGATGAGTGGGCATTGATGTCCCTGCCATGTTCACTGCAGGTGAGTGGGCATTGATGTCACTGTCATGTTCACTGCAGGTGAGTGGGCATTGATGTCACTGCAGGTGAGAAGACATTGATGTCACTGCCATGTTCACTGCAGGTGAGTAGACATTGATGTCACTGTCATCTTGACAGCAGGTGATTGGACATTGATGTTACTGTCATGTTCACTGCAGGTGAGTGCACATTGATGTCACTGTCATGTTCACTGCAGGTGAGTGGGCATTGATGTCACTGTCATGTTCACTGCAGGTGAGTAGACATTGATGTCACTGTCATGTTCACTGCAGGTGAGTGCACATTGATGTCACTGTCATGTTCACTGCAGGTGAGAAGACATTGATGTCACTGCCATGTTCACTGCAGGTGAGTAGACATTGATGTCACTGTCATCTTGACAGCAGGTGATTGGACATTGATGTTACTGTCATGTTCACTGCAGGTGAGTGCACATTGATGTCACTGTCATGTTCACTGCAGGTGAGTGGGCATTGATGTCACTGTCATGTTCACTGCAGGTGAGTAGACATTGATGTCACTGTCATGTTCACTGCAGGTGAGTGGACATTGATGTCACTGTCATGTTTACTGCAGGTGAGTGCACATATTGCACATGAAAATATTggaagagcgcttagccaatgaaaaaacgacatttatgtgtgaggtaagataaatgtaGATACACATTTTGTGTGGAGCTCAgtgatttgtttaaaaaatatgtcatttgttCCAGGTTTAAGCTGCCTGGTGTTGCTGCAGTGCTGTGCACCGATAGACATGGACTCTGTCTGGGTGGTGAGTCAACATCATTACACAGCCTACACAGCTCTGTGTGGGTGGAGAGTCAACATCATTACACAACCTACACAACTCTGTCTGGGTGGTGAGTCAACAGCATTACACAACCTACACAACACTGTCTGGGTGGTGAGTCAACATCATTACACAGCCTACACAACTCTGTTTGGGTGGTGAGTCAACATCATTACACAACCTACACAACTCTGTTTGGGCAGTGAGTCATCATCATTACACAGCCTACACAACTCTGTTTGGGCAGTGAGTCAACATCATTACACAGCCTACACAACTCTGTTTGAGTGGTGAGTCAACATCATTACACAACCTACACAACTCTGTCTGGGTGATGAGTCAACAACATTACACAGCCTACACAACTCTGTTTGGGCAGTGAGTCAACATCATTACACAGCCTACACAACTCTGTTTGGGCAGTGAGTCAACATCATTACACAGCCTACACAACTCTGTTTGGGTGGTGAGTCAACATCATTGCACAGCCCACACAAGTCTGTCAGGGGGGTGAGTCAGCATCATTACACAGCCCATACAACTCTGCCTGGGCGGTGAGTCAACATTGTTTCAGAGCCTACACAACTCTGTTTGGGTGGTGAGTCAACGTCATTACACAGCCTACACAACTCAGTGTCTGTTATATTGACTGATTGTGTCAGATGAACTACATAACTCGGTGTCTGTCACAGGATCTGATTGTGTCAGGTGaactacactgtgtctgtacAGGAACTGATTGTGTCAAATGaactacactgtgtctgtacAGGAACTGGTTGAGTCAGCTGAACTACACTATGTCACAGGAACTGATTGTGTCAGGTGAACTACACCATGTTCAGTAATTGGTTGAGTCAGCTTAACTACACTGTGCCTGTACAGGAACTTATTGTGTCAGGTGAACTACGCTGTGTCAGTTCGGTAACTGTATGAGTCAGCTGAACTACACTATGTCACAGCAACTGATTGTGTCAGGTGAATTACGCCATGTTCAGCAATTGGTTGAGTCAGCTTAACTACACTGTGCCTGTACAGGAACTTATTGTGTCAGGTTAACTACACGATGTCTGTCACAAGAACTGTTTATGTCAGGTGAACTACACTGTGTCTTTACATGAACTGATTGGTGCACTACACGTTTTTTATTTATCAAATGAACTGATTATGTCAGGTGAACTACACTGTCAGTCAAAGGAACTGATTGTGTCAGGTGAACTATACTTTGTCAATCACAGGAACTGATTGTGTCAGGTGAACTGCACTATGTATGTCACAGGAACAGGTTGTGTCAGGTAAACTACACTATATCTGTACAGTGACTGGTTGTGTCAAGTGAACTACATGATGTATGTCACAGGAACTGATTGTGTCAGGTGAACTACACTATGTACAGCAAATGGTTGTGTCAGGTGAACTACACTCTGTCAAACACAGGAAGTGATTGTGTCAAGTGAACTACACTGTCAATCACCGGAACTGATTGTGAGATTTTGCCAGGTGCTTTACACTCTGTCAGTCACAGGAACTGATTATGTCAGGTGAACTACACTGCCTTGTCACAGGAACTAAATGCAATGAACTACAGAACGGTTGGGTTTAGGATTTGGTTTCCTTTTAACTTGACaggaaatattttgtgtttcagCCAAGGGCAGTGCTCCCAAACAGGCCTCTGGCCCTATTGCTACACTGTCCGCCATGGCAGGCAACTTGTGTGCAGCCAGCACCACAAGTCCAGTTGTGTGTATCGAGTCTGAAGCAGGGTGAGTTTGTGTCAAGAATGAGAATCTTACTAAATATCATCTCAGTCTCACACAGACTTAACAGCATCCTGGTGAAATCTTTTGGTATGAACAAAATGTGGTTTAGGTAACTTCAGGAATTGGAAAAAATTCTTTTGCTACATAACCTGTATACCCTATTCACGCTCTATATACTCTCTACACGTCCTACCTACTCAAAACACCTGTATACTCTCTCCACACTCTATATACTCTCTACACGTCCTACCTACTCAAAACACCTGTATACTCTCTCCACACTCTATATACTCTCTACACGTCCTACCTACTCAAAACACCTGTATACTCTCTCCACACTCTATATACTCTCTACACGTCCTACCTACTCAAAACACCTGTATACTCTCTCCACACTCTATATACTCTCTACACGTCCTACCTACTCAAAACACCTATATACTCTCTCCACACTCTATATACTCTCTACACATTCTGTATACTGTCTACACAGCCAATCTCTACCTGTATGCTCTATATACCTactgtgtttatatttttgcaGTGATAGAAACTCATGAAAAATCTTTAGTGACTCAAATGTTTCATGTCTGGCCAACATTTTTTAGTGGCCCAAACCACTTTTATGTGGCccaaatgaaaataacaaacGCTCAAGTCAAGATTGCAGTTGGATCAATCATAGAAACTCTTCACTTAACTGATAATTTAAATGGATTTACATCCCTCATTGTTCTGCCAAGTCATGGATTCAGTGGCCCCTTTACAGATAAAGTAATTTTCAACATGGCAAGATCCTGACAGTATGTAATGTCAATTAAAATTAACCttaaaagtgtgtgtgtgaccaGACAAGTCTAAACGCATACACTATTTAATAAACACTTTGATAAGGAGCATGAGACCAGTCCAAGGCAGAAATGGCCTAAGTTGGGAAGTCAAGGTCTATCGGCAAACTGCCTTGGTAAGCAGCTTCGAATACAAAAAACACCACCATGAGAAATGTATGATAAGGGGTCTGTGTTTATCAAGGAATCTGTGAGCTTCTAAAACcttaatttttccttatcctgactcatgcttaattgcttatttCCTCTTCCCTagcgaagatagtggaacacctgaaatcccttgaagttcccttctaaaagaagcggatgtaaaaaatacactcacccacgagttgcctcccttttccTGCGTAATTGGTCAGCTGACCAACCacgcttgtcactctctccttatcgTTCGATGAGGGTGGCTGGAGTTACCAGGGGTCTCCACTACGGCGATAAGTGTTTCAACTATTTCGGTCCTATATTTATGTGGTATGCAGTATTTGGTTTATGtatatgtgtcacaaatttttaacttaccttaccataggacttgtgcatattacctctagcttcgcgTAGatgagatcagacagtcgttgattcgccattcccatgaatggctacctcatgtatcgacGAATGcatagtcacggaagtgacgcgATCTCCTGAACCGCGCAAGCGCTGACCTTTAAGAATTCACTTATATTTCAAGCGTCCTTGCGATCAGACATTCGTTTG is a window from the Haliotis asinina isolate JCU_RB_2024 chromosome 9, JCU_Hal_asi_v2, whole genome shotgun sequence genome containing:
- the LOC137295519 gene encoding ragulator complex protein LAMTOR5-like isoform X2; its protein translation is MEKSLEKHMDETFKLPGVAAVLCTDRHGLCLGAKGSAPKQASGPIATLSAMAGNLCAASTTSPVVCIESEAGSVLIKSCDSLSVAVFKTM
- the LOC137295519 gene encoding ragulator complex protein LAMTOR5-like isoform X1, whose amino-acid sequence is MKRLSCLVLLQCCAPIDMDSVWVVSQHHYTAYTALCGWRVNIITQPTQLCLGAKGSAPKQASGPIATLSAMAGNLCAASTTSPVVCIESEAGSVLIKSCDSLSVAVFKTM